Below is a window of Rattus rattus isolate New Zealand chromosome X, Rrattus_CSIRO_v1, whole genome shotgun sequence DNA.
ACAATTTGTGGAAGTGTgtcctccttccaccatgtggatgctagagaGAAAACCAAGATTGTCAGGTATAGTAGGTGCTGAGACATCTTGCAGGCCTTCCATTCTATTTTGGaactttctcttttgcttctaaCTCCATAATTTGGGCACACATACCTTTTATATATTTACCAAGATGTGTGCTGGAGTACCAAAATAACAGGCTCAGTTTTGGTTTTCAGCTTAGCAGTGAAGTGTTGTAGGAATCTAAATAGTGGTCCAGTATGAACTCTGTTACTTACTATCTCTGTGAACTCAGTAATATTTGGATATTCTGTAACTCTTGAACTTTCCACTAAGAAGTGAATTTAATAGTCCTTTGCAGAAGGACCAAAAAGATTAATGTTGAATGCATGGTTTTGGTATCTGATTCATCCTGTATTCACTTATTGAAGGCTGCTGTTCATTAATATAAGCATTTTGAGCTATTTCATTGTAACTATCTACCAAGATatgtttttcttcaatatttaacCTGAGAGATGCCATAAAAATATAGTTCTCGGGGCCTCAAAAAGAGagtgaaaacaacaaaaaattctgtCACTagtaaagaagaaatggaaaaatgtgttttgttcaaGCACACATTCCCATTTCTTCTTTAGGAAGGAGACGACATTTGACCCACACCCATAAAGAAAACTTCTTTAAGAATGTATCATTGctgaacaaaatgtggatgttcccactccttcttaaaagaggaaaaatacccataggaggggatatggaagcaaagttcagagcagcgactcaaggaatggccattcagagcctgccccacatgtggcccatatatatacagccaccaaactaaataagattgatgaagctaaaaaatgcatgctgacagggactggatatagatctctcctgagagacacatccagagcatgtccaatacagacgtcaatgctagcagcaaatcactgaactgagaatgggatccccttGGGTGTAAGTAGAGGAAGTATtgacagagctgaaggggctcgagaccccatatgaacaacaatgccaagcaaccagagcttccaggcactaagccactacccaaagactatacatggactgacccagggctctagctgcatatgtagcacagaatagccttgttggggcaccagtggaaggggaagccctttgtcctacccaggttgggcccccagtgcaggggaatatggggggggcagtaagggggatgtatagggggaatagccatatgggggagggggaggggaaggaatgggggcttatggacaggaaaccgaaagggaataacatatgaaatgtaagtaaagaaatatatctaataaatttttttttaaaagaaaataaacaagttattcataaaaaaagaatgtatcatTGCATAGGTAGCTGGTGGGTATCATTTTGATAAACATCTCCAGGAAGACTACTCAAGAATAGATGTTCAGTAAACAGAAAAACAGTGTTTTGGTAAAGgacaaaccttaaaaaaagaaatccaattcACTGCAATTTGGTTTCTTACACATTATTTAATAGCATAAGCAAAGCACGTATCATGTCTTAcaagtttgaaaagaaaatatggagtAAAACAACACATGAACTCAAAGTCTATTATATTTTCTctatcttcttttctctctcactctcaagCACATTTACATTCCAATCCCATGTTGCCTTAAGGTAATTAtgaaatttcaaataatatttcaCATCAAACTTTCAACCCTCAACTTGGTAAACAGCAATGAAGGCATAATCTATTGTATTATTTCTATGTAACTTCTGACTTCAAGTAAACACTATGATAAAAGACACTAAACAATTTTATCAACAACTAATTTAAGCATCACAAAAACAAAGCTTAGTGCGATCTTTCAATAACACAGTAGCGACTACCTTAGTTTTCACTAGTAGGTGTAGGCGGGCGGGACTTGGCTTTAGAACGTTTCTTGGCCTTGGATTTCGTGCTTTCCTGGCCTGTACCTTCAGCTTGGGTTTTATCTTTTGCCTTAAAAGATTCTTCATGattggatggggagggagaggagtcagTTTCATTGATGCGGGCCAAAAACTCCATCACCTTTACTTGGCTCCTTTCAGCGTAGGCTTTTGAACCCCACAGGAACTGATAGGACGGAGGGTCACTATCAGGAACCTCACGGTATTCTAGGTACTCTTCCTGCACTAGATCTTCAGTGATGAGCTTCCTGGCATTCCCAAAGATGATGTGTGGGACCCCATCATAGACTCCTAACATATTCAGGAAATGCCAGACCTCCTTCTCCGGGGCACAGTAGTTGTTTAAGTAGATCACACTTAGGAGGGGGATCAGAATGCCCCTAGTAGGAACacccagctcactgctcccactTCCATCATCCTGGAATTCTAGCTTACTGACAAGCTCATAGGCTTGGCCATGGGGCTGGATTTCTTTCAACTCAAGGCCAAACACCATATCCATGCGGTTGGAGGCTTTCTTAAGGATCTCAGGGAACTGCTCCTTGAAACTTTTGGTGACAACATTCAGCATTTCTTCCCTCAGTAGGGGCTCCTTGTGTTTGTACTTGCTGAGCATGTACTCCATCAGCATCCCAGTCTTCCTTGTTAGAAGATCTTGCTTTGGGCTCGTGGATTGCTGGGCCATAGAGGAACTCACATTTTTCTTCCGTTGGCTCTTGGCATTTGGATCAACCCTTTTGCAGGCAATGCAAATACTGAAAGTGGTGGTACAAGACATTCCTTGAAACAACTTGGTAAGGGTATCAGAAGAGGGACTTGGGACAGCATCTCCAGAGGCCTgagcagaggaagaggatgacCCTTTTTGCTCTGATGGCATGGTCTGAGTACCCTCAAGCTCCTGGGACTCAGTTTTGGCCTGGCGGCGCTTCTCACGAGCTCGGGCCCTACTCTTCTGTCCCCTGGGCATGATGGATATGGTCAGTAACAGCAGGCAGGAACAGACAGCAGAGCAGGTGACTTGGATACCTAGACCGAGAGAATGAGATGAACACCTTAATTGTGTTTTGAATATATTGCCTTTTATCAATATTCCTTTAACTTTCCCCAAAACTGCAGGGCTCCTGTTCTGATCAGCCTGCAGCTATTGACAAAGATCAACAAGGCTCCCTGTCTTCTAGTGTCTAAGCAACCCCAGTTCTAGGATTATATCAGTTCTTTTTAGCTTCTGGGCCACTCCTTTCTGCAGCTCTCATTTGACGACTCAACGGTTGCTTGTAGCCCTGAGGGAGACTGCTTCAGGGAGTTTCAGTTCCACTGCACTAACTGGGTACACAAAGTGCTGAGAACCCAGCAAAGCCCTTTCAGTCTTGAGTGCTTTGGGGTCTTCAAtcttcctccaggttccttaCCTAGGCTCCCTGTAAATTTGACAACACCCTATTCTAAACTTTTAGACTGAGGATATTCACCCTCTGAGCTAAAACAAAGAGCCTAGTCAAGTGTTGACACCAGCAgctcttctctttgctttctgaagGTGAGCAAGTACTCAAAATAATGATTATTGCTAATAATGCTAGCAGGTCCATAGGTTACAATAGATCTGGGGCTCTAAATGGGCCGCTTCTTTCTGAAAATGGTGACTCACGGTAAGTCATTGTCCCAAATTCACTCCTTTCAGGCACTGCATACATACCAAGGCTTACATGAATCTACTCCACTAGCTGCTGATTTTGTGAAGCCACTTCCCAAGGAAATGAGACAGCACTTTACTTGGTCACATCCCTCAAGAGATTTAAACAGTCTTACACTgctttcaacattttattttgtttccagcCCATGTTACATAATTCTGtgcttaaatattcttttttttcggagctggggaccgaacccagggccttacgcttgctaggcaagcgctctaccactgagctaaatccccaacaccttaAATATTCTTAACTaatacttttcttctttgcatattttgactataataaataatatgtttcatcatgaaattatatatatatatatcactttgaTTACATTTTTCTGCTAttgtcctctctttcccctgCTTGTCTTTTTTCACAGGGACTATTGTTTCTCATGAACCTCTCATGTCTAAAATTGTATGTCGTTCTTAAATATAGGATTAAatccttctgtgttttctttgtactATATCTTGTACTTTAAACATTGTTTCACTACACAGTTCAGGATGGCcttgcttttcttctgtctctgcatcCTCCCACACGCTCCCCCAGGTTGTCTAAATACAAGTTATTTGGGcctttttagttttcttcttctgtttaaaaaaaaaaacagttttttactgttattgtttgggttttgtctttcttctttgggGGAGTGAGGGAGCACTTTGATCCCTGAATACCTGAGGATTTAGACATTTCGTTCCACGTTTACTTGTCTAATCTTCACGGGGCCTTCTAGAGCTCAGTGCAAAGGTGGCTGAATGCAGAGGCACAATTATTTAGAACGTGTATTCCTTATCACTCACGGTTTAAAGTTTGACTTTAATTGCGAACATCACCATGCCATCTTCAGGGCTCCTTCCTAAGATCAAGATTCCCTCCCTGTTCTGAGACATTCTAAGATGCGTCACAACCCACGGCTTTCTCACAACAAGCCCGGCGACCTAGGGATGGAATTGAACACAGCCCCCTTGATTATCAGAGGAGTACGTTCTTCTTAATACATATTCTGGCTCCTTACCTTGACCCAAGACTCCTTTTGGATTTGGTAGCAGCCGTTATATGGGAAGGTATGCAGTACCTCTGCCAAAGGCGCCAACAACCCAGCTTatcacttcctccaggaagagaGGGTAGATCACATCCGGTGAGGGGCTGGCCCTGAAGATTGACAACAGGTCCGGGTTGCTAAGGAACCCCACTGTCAGTTCAATTTGGAAGGCAACCTGAATTTCCTCCCTGTACTCGGGTAAGTGACAGAATGTCCTCAAACCTTCCCACTTTCCTCAGTCCACAGCACACAAAGCTCTTTGTGTAAGCCTCCAAAACCCACTTGCAGCCTATGTCCGTACTCTCACCACTATGCATCTTTCCATTTCTTAAATCCCCGGAACCTCCTGATTTTGCATGTTACCTTATATTGTATGTTCCTTCCCCATTGGGGCTTTCATCTCAGTTTTAGATAAACTTTCACAAAGACAGGGGAGTAACAAGATTGCAATGTTGTCTGGTATATcacttctgacatttttttttttcttttctttttttttttttgagctggggaccccaacccagggcctttgcgctttgcataggcaagcgcctaccactgagctaaatccccaacccccaaaagccTACAGCACCAGGTATTCCCAGgcggtctcccatccaagtactaaccaggcccgaccctgcttagcttccgagatcagacgagatcgggcgcgttcagggtggtatggccgtaggCTGTCTGGTATAGCACAATCATGTACTAGGATCCTTTCTTCTATTGACTCAAATATGTCAGCAGCAAACTTTGCCCTCCTAGTGCTTAGTCCTTAGAGTAGAAGTCAAGACATGACATAAAGCTTTACCGCTTTCTCTCTGGCCTCCCAGAGATGAAAAGAGAGTTAATTCTTCTGATGTCTACCTACTTTCTAGAGTGGCCTAGCAGACCTGTGatacttcttaaagtcctccagccTCCATCTTCCTAAGCTCACACCTTCCTAAGTCACAGAGCAGGTAATGCAGCCAAGCCTTATCTGAATATACAGCTGGAGTTTCTCAGGTCAGAGAACAGGACTCTGAGTCCCTGTTTGGGGACAGTCCCTCTCATTCCCACTTAGAACCCTCCCTTGAAGAATTAAGGCCCTGCTCATTACATCCCATTAGGCACCTTGCTGGGACATACTTTATATGCTGGCTCAACAGAGTGGATTCTGAGGATCCTgcagtattttttcttcttcttctctgagcCCACCtccatattcttttttcttataatttaagtttttacttattcactttacatcctgctgaATGCCCCTTCCCAGtcatcctcttccctctttctcctctgagcaaaTGGTAGACCCCTGGGTATCCCAGCACTGCATTTCACATCTCTGTGAAGCTAGGtccttcctctcctactgagtcCAAACCACATATCCtatagacaggcaacagcttttgagatatCCCCCATTTCAGTTCAGAtgaggggacccacatgaaggtcaagttGCATGAGTGGAAGCGAGGCCTCAGTTGAGACTGGGATCTCAGCTctcacagataaaaataaagtgttcaggttttatttttcattttctttctctcactttttttaaattaagttagtTCTTTAACaacttcatacacacatataaagcaTTCTGCTTACTGTTCCTCAACTCTCTCTTACCTATATATCCATTTCCCAgattcatttgattttattttgtgactCTCTTAGGACAGGTGCTTTTAGTATACTACTCTTTTCAGGGGTGTCCTGTGATAAGTGCTGGCGGGTCTCCACACCTTGACTCTATATAGTGGTGTTTTTATTGTGAAGAGTCAGATTCACTCCCTTACATCTTGCTCATTACTCCCAGATGTCATGCAGAAAAAACTAAGGATGTGCCTCAGCCTCATAGCTCTCCTTGTGTTCTGCCACAGTTAAGAGCAAGGCCTGGCCACAATCTCCTTATTGCTCTTGGTGTGAGTTCTTTCCAGATAAGTTTGCTTTCCCTCTATTCTCTTGTTGGATAAGCCAAATTAATCTAGG
It encodes the following:
- the LOC116888518 gene encoding melanoma-associated antigen B4-like — its product is MPRGQKSRARAREKRRQAKTESQELEGTQTMPSEQKGSSSSSAQASGDAVPSPSSDTLTKLFQGMSCTTTFSICIACKRVDPNAKSQRKKNVSSSMAQQSTSPKQDLLTRKTGMLMEYMLSKYKHKEPLLREEMLNVVTKSFKEQFPEILKKASNRMDMVFGLELKEIQPHGQAYELVSKLEFQDDGSGSSELGVPTRGILIPLLSVIYLNNYCAPEKEVWHFLNMLGVYDGVPHIIFGNARKLITEDLVQEEYLEYREVPDSDPPSYQFLWGSKAYAERSQVKVMEFLARINETDSSPSPSNHEESFKAKDKTQAEGTGQESTKSKAKKRSKAKSRPPTPTSEN